A region from the Danaus plexippus chromosome 26, MEX_DaPlex, whole genome shotgun sequence genome encodes:
- the LOC116774480 gene encoding neuropeptides capa receptor-like, translating into MEEFLRMNETAEQFYTRCTNLSVFDCSEDEMLWWIMGPRRFPLSRIVPISVFLLMIFVTGVVGNIAVCVVIVRHPSMHTDTNYYLFSLALSDLLLLLFGLPNDLSVYWHQYPYSLGVVFCKLRALISEAASYVSVLTIVAFTLERYLAICHPLHIYAVAGLRRALRIVLSLWVLSLLAASPFAHYTTVNYHEYPPTSGNASLESAFCAMLELPSWYICELSSFFFFLLPGLIILCLYVRMGLRISSTHTHTPGSPGTLNGVNGSVHGEARQAQSRKNIIRMLAAVVIAFFVCWAPFHFQRLFFIYGSGVSYYHTINEYLFLAAGVFYYISATVNPILYNIMSHRYRIAFKETLCCRKVHRRKSRYREQSSIRETTVNHTSDGSHLVRVRSRSHEHRSRSDPRTRSSLSSDSNNMYSERWKDFNRRQNGRWKKNNQESSELMMKDYKCDCEL; encoded by the exons atggaGGAGTTTCTTCGTATGAACGAAACAGCGGAGCAGTTCTATACGCGGTGCACGAACCTGAGTGTGTTTGATTGCAGTGAAGACGAGATGCTCTGGTGGATAATGGGCCCTCGAAGGTTTCCTCTGTCGAGGATAGTTCCAATCAGCGTGTTCCTCTTGATGATATTTGTGACTGGAGTCGTTGGGAACATCGCTGTGTGTGTCGTCATCGTCAGACATCCATCCATGCACACGGACACCAACTACTACCTCTTCAGCCTGGCTCTGTCTGACCTCTTGTTACTCTTGTTTG GTCTTCCTAACGACCTATCTGTGTATTGGCACCAGTATCCGTATAGTCTCGGCGTGGTCTTCTGTAAGCTGCGAGCTCTTATCTCCGAAGC AGCATCGTACGTGTCCGTGTTGACTATAGTAGCGTTCACACTCGAACGTTACCTGGCCATATGTCATCCCTTACACATCTACGCTGTGGCTGGTCTGCGGAGAGCTTTACGTATAGTACTCTCTCTGTGGGTGTTGTCTCTGTTGGCTGCATCACCCTTCGCTCATTACACTACAGTCAACTATCACGAATATCCTCCGA CATCAGGAAACGCTTCGTTGGAATCAGCGTTTTGTGCTATGCTTGAACTACCGTCCTGGTACATCTGCGAGCTCAGCAGCTTCTTCTTTTTCCTTCTCCCTGGACTCATCATACTCTGCCTCTACGTCAGAATGGGACTACGGATCAG TTCAACACACACCCACACTCCTGGTAGTCCTGGCACTCTAAACGGAGTCAACGGCAGTGTTCACGGAGAGGCGCGCCAGGCTCAGTCCAGAAAGAACATCATACGGATGCTGG CCGCCGTGGTGATCGCGTTCTTCGTGTGCTGGGCGCCCTTCCACTTCCAGAGACTGTTCTTCATCTATGGCAGCGGCGTCAGTTACTACCACACCATCAACGAGTACCTCTTCCTCGCAGCCGGCGTCTTTTATTACATCTCCGCCACCGTCAACCCCATCCTGTACAATATAATGAGTCACAG GTACAGAATAGCCTTCAAAGAAACTCTCTGCTGCCGGAAGGTCCACAGAAGGAAGAGCAGATATCGTGAGCAATCTAGCATCAGAGAGACCACCGTCAACCACACCTCGGATGGATCACACCTAGTCAGGGTCCGGTCGAGGAGTCACGAGCACAGGTCCAGGAGTGACCCTCGCACAAGGAGCAGCCTAAGCTCTGACAGCAACAACATGTATAGTGAACGATGGAAGGACTTCAACAG